A segment of the Anopheles cruzii chromosome 2, idAnoCruzAS_RS32_06, whole genome shotgun sequence genome:
tttaatgaTATATTGATTGGTTGTGAAAGtagttttcttctttttgttccTTGTTCTATGTTGTTCATGTCTTTGACCGAAAACGAGACCGAAAATTTTTCAAGCTTTTATCCTTGACTGaggaaaatcgcattcaagAACAATCAGGCAAAACGTCAAAGCATCTCTAGTTCAAGCTATAAATGAAACAAGCATCAATTAATTTTGTGTTATCTTTTTTATAGCGTAAAAGTTTTTTTCTCACTCGAGTTTTTAGTCTTCGTTTGGTAATCGTTTTAATGTTTGATATCGGAGAAGTTAACCGATTACAACcaacagatttttttttgacaGAATTACATTCGGTGGACATAAAATAGCTATTCGAAACCCTTAAAATCAAGCTTTGCATAGAACATAGACAGTTATCTTTTTTGCACCTAAGTTTTACCTATTGAGGTTTATACTACTTAATCGTCCGTTAAAGCTAACAATGGCACGATCTGTGCCATTGTAAAGCAACGTACgatgtaaataaaaacaatcagTGTAACTGACTAATCGAGTGGTGCAATGTTAATTAGATTTGTTGTACTTGGTTCATTTGTATTAAATCGATAGTAGAAACAAGCACATGGCGGATCGtttaaaaaaccaaccaaccaaccaaccaacataACTTCATAATATAAAACAGATCATccaaaaaattatttaaaataacaGCGTTTTTATGTTATGCCGTTACAGGTACTGGTGAATCGGGTAAATCAACATTCATCAAACAGATGCGTATTATCCACGGTAGTGGCTATTCGGACGAAGATAAGCGGGGTTTCATAAAACTAGTCTACCAAAACATATTCATGGCAATGCAGTCGATGATACGAGCGATGGATCTGTTGAAAATCCTCTACAGTGATCCAGCAAATATCGTATgtatttgatcatttgtttcgGTCAGGAAATGTACATGTTTTTACGGATACTGAGTGCTTGTTCTTATCATTGTAGGAACACGCCGAATTGATTCGAAGTGTAGACTTTGAAACAGTAACCACATTCGAACCGCCGTACGTTCAAGCAATCAAAGACTTATGGGCCGACGCTGGCATCCAAGAATGTTACGATCGAAGGAGAGAGTATCAACTAACAGATTCCGCCAAATAGTATGTTGAATTGATCATTTTTTAAGGATATTCGGCTTAGTTCTGTTCTGATGCATTGAGTTCATCAAATGTGTCAGCAttttgaaatttcatttcctccCCTGTGtttattgattgaattgattgaaacgaaccagtttaattttttttatcttagaagaacggactgggccgtatttatgaaaTGAACCAATGCCCATaagaaaacattatttaaacttTTTTGTAGCTCTTGAGTTCTATTGAACGTATTTCCGAATGCCCGAAAAGATAGTATGTTATTACTACTGGGTTAGcctcatttaatttattatgttACCTCTTTTACAATATGTTATTTAATCAATTAACCCCAAAAGTTTAACAATCCTAGTGAAAAACAATTACTTTGGGAACAACTTGATTCGTataatttatgtgtttttgAGCGTTAGCTTAATTATATCGATTTGTAATGTACCCTCTTGTCGCTTAGTTATCTAATGGAGATCGATCGTGTCGCGGCAACAAACTATCTTCCAACGGAGCAGGACATTCTGAGAGTGCGTGTTCCCACGACTGGAATAATCGAGTATCCCTTCGATCTGGAAGAAATACGGTTTAGGTATACTTTTTCTCATAGGAAATATTTAGAAGCATTGCTTTAATTTCTGCAATCACCACCGATATACTTCCGTTACAATGTTACTATTGTCTTACTTAGCATCCACTGTTCTATGCATGAATGGCTTTTGGGTGTCATTTTAACTTGGTTTCAATGTAGCTTTTATAATCTAATATAAAAATGCATGTTTTGGTTGAGTATGTTACctatttttcattgtttttaaCTATAAATAGCTTCTAACAAATTTTGCAATtgacattttttatttacttccaATCAATCTATTTgattgtgccatttttcatcatcggTGATACATATCAATATATCAATGATTTCTCATACCCATAAGTGTTTTGTGACAaatagtttttgttgttgtataAATTTGATTAAGTCGTATTAAGAACGACACAAGTTGAACAATAGACCTGAAAATCAGTTCCTTATACTGTGATCAAAGAGGTACCTCTTTGATACGATTGAACGATACGATTCAAGCGATACGAACGATCATTCGATTAAATACACAATTCGGCAATCAACTTAATCATAAAGTTAATCGTGAGGCAATGTCATCAATATCAAAAATTACATCCCTTGACTACAGTTTCTTGTGTCAATAAAGTGTATGTTTATCTGGCTACTACAACCGCCGGGCGGTTTCGGCCTGCAAAATAAAGTGTTTGCATTGTCTGAATacagcagcagagcagaaCTAACAGACCCATGTGCAAACAGATTGGatacttgttttaatttcgatATACGTTCTATTATAAATCTAGCTACTTAAGCGATATGGAGCGCATTGAAAAAGAAGATTTTCTTCCTACCGAGCAAGATATTCTGAGAGCTAGGGCACCGACTACGGGTATTTTAGAGTATCCATTCGATTTGGATAGCATCATTTTTAGgtatgatttaaaaaaatctatTTAAAAGCTTACATCGCTATTTGCTATTTCTGTGTATCCAAGTTGTGATAAAATTGTACAATGACCAGAAAATCTACGCTAGCTTGCAAAATCCCGTTCCATATTTGAAATAGTGTAGTATGctaacgaaacaaatttattaacaattGCCATGCCTTCAATAAGTATTGAAATGCCTTGGGAAGGTCTGAGAAGGTCACGTTAATATGCCTGAGGTTGCCCGCTGCGGAAGATTCGGTGTCAAACGGGGATGGGGGACGAACTAGCAAACGATCGTCCTCCATTCAATGGTGGGTGGTCTTGTGGTCCGCGAACTGTCGTAGATTTAAAGCAGTGTATTACCAACATTTTAAGTTAAACTTCCTTGCGTTCAGCTGGTTCAAGGGTCTGTTTCTTCGGTGGAGGCttcttgttttggttttggtagTTAGATACAGTTCGAGTCTGGTGGTAACATAACTTGATCTCAAATGTTCGTCGTGTTTTTACCAGAGCAATAGATATTCGAGAGCGCAAGTGGCGATGGGTCGGACGCACAGTAGGTAGGGGTAGAACTGAAATTTACAGCAGGCGTTGGGCTGAAATATCTTACAATTCAGCAGCAAACGAAAACCCTGAACCTTCTGTCGATGAGTTTCAACGAAGAATAGAAAGCAGACCGAAATCTAAAGAAACATTAAGAACTAAGATTTTTTGGCCGAAAGTCATGCAGTAGTAATGTAAAACAGGTCGTTTACGTGTTTGAATTAAGCTTTGACCATTGTAGTATAGTATAGCCATAATGTAAGTTGTGTatttcgattcgttttctGGCTTCGGTTTGGCTTGCTCTCATTGTGTATATATTTGAGTTTTCACTTATGTACATTACTATTTTCGTAAATAACACTACATTAcaattgattttttctttgcactttttaatatttaactATATTCTTGAGTTGTTTAAAAGCTTTTAAGCTTTGGTTCTAGCATTCTGagcaaattatttattttttgtaattttaatAAGAACTGTTGTACTATAGTTATTTTGCAAGCTACGGCTGTCGAAGTGCGATAGTTTGTATTGAACTTTTGCTGGAAGTATGGTGAATCGCCCTATATATGTGCTTAACTTTAATTGCCTTCGATCTTCTGTTACTGTGATGTTACGATAGGCACAGGCACACAATATATGATGGATTATCGCTTCAGCTGCCAcatttactaggtctatgcgatgcaaaacggacttttaaaaaaatggctgtacctgtcgattgggacttcccagtttagcggttcattcatcattaccttgttttgacatcaggtaaatgaatccaggtcgcaaaaaaaatttcatcagtttgcaaacggccgttgaaagggttagaccatggcgagttttgtgcccgaaaaaagcattttacggggatcattacttttttgttACCTGTTGAAATAAACGGCTGCAGAAGCGCACCGAATGCAACTTGAAGCTTACGGTGTACACGCCTTTTGCAGAACACAGTGTTTTGAGTGgtataaaaaatttaaaaatggcgatttgGACCTTTCCAGAAAAGTTCAGCCAAGaactccaaaaaagttcgGGGACGTCCAACTTCAAGAACtgttaaacgaaaacgacacgCAATCCCAACATGAACTCGCGAATCAACTTCATGTCCATCAATCCAGCGTATCCAGACGTTTGAAGGTCATGGGGAAAATCCCTGAACAACAATCCGTTaaaaaaagtccgttttgcatcgcatagacctagtaaatgTAACACAATCTATTTACAATGTATTACAAGCAATGCTATCTACTTTTGGTATTATTTGCCTAATACTTTCAAGAAAAGTAAACTATTTTCACTAAAATTTGCATGTAAAACGTATGTTTTCTGTTCGTAAATGTCTCTATTTTTAATTCTTTGCTAAATCACTGTGTTTGCATGCGGGCACTGGTACGTAGTGTGATTTGTGGGTAGGCTATCAATTTGGACGATGCAAAAACTCATCGTTTGAACAACACTGCTTCGCAATGTTCAAATCTTTTCCTTATTTTATTTCTAATATTTTACTAACGATACTTTTTTATGAATTAAATTGTGGTTGTCATAACAGAATGGTGGACGTCGGGGGACAAAGATCTGAAAGAAGGAAATGGAttcattgttttgaaaatgttaCATCGATCATCTTCTTAGTTGCTCTTTCTGAGTACGATCAAATTCTGTTTGAATCCGAAAATGAGGTAAATATTACAATAAGTACTAGTCCGCATATAGTAGAGCTTTTGCTAAtcatgttgtttgtttctcttgGTGAAATGTTTTATCTTTATGAACAGAATCGAATGGAAGAGTCGAAGGCATTATTTAAAACGATTATTACGTACCCATGGTTCCAGCATTCTTCAGTAATCctgtttttgaacaaaaaagaTTTACTCGAGGAAAAGATAATGTATTCACATTTGGTCGACTATTTCCCCGAATATGATGGTAAGTTGCCGTGGGGTGTAATTGAATAATTATGAATCCTCGTACATTCGTACGAGGATTTTTTCTATATTTTATCTTATATTTTCTAATCTATATATTGCCTATTTTCGATATCTACTAACGTCTTGAAGGTCCTAAACTAGACGATGTTAAAGCGCGAGAGTTTATTTTGAAAGTTTACCTCCGTGAAAACCCTGATCCGGATCGAATGTGTTACTCACATTTCACTTGCGCCACAGGTTAAGCACTCATCATCAATTATTAGTAGAAAATGGCTAAATGCAAATTCAGTCATGTAAGGCAATGCATTGCGAACAGACCTCTTTATCGCTAGTGTAATGTATACGTcgaaaaagttgttttatGTAGTGTGAAGGAAATGACCGTATAAGCTAAACCGTTAGTGGcctatttattttccatttcccgtaTATTGTGCCTTACCTTATAAAAATGCTTTAGTATCGCTAACGCacaaatatatatttttccaTAATCACAGGACCACAGAGAGATGCAATAGCTGCCAGAGAATTCATACTTCGCATGTTTGTAGATTTAAATCCAGACTCGgagaaaattatttattcCCATTTCACATGTGCGACTGGTAAGTTTTACTGCTAGAAACCAATAATTTAGCTTTCATTCCGTTTTTATATGATCAAAGCTCGAACTCTTACAGATTAGTAGACACAAGTAAAGTAAAAATCTTAAATTTGGTTATTCTCTGCTAGTAAACTTTGCTAGTAGTACTgattatttcgttttttattgaaattacTGActtcttctctcttttttatatttattatctGTTGATTGCCTGCGTTCTGGATTATTTCTTCGT
Coding sequences within it:
- the LOC128267570 gene encoding guanine nucleotide-binding protein G(q) subunit alpha isoform X1, translated to MECCLSEEAKEQKRINQEIERQLRRDKRDARRELKLLLLGTGESGKSTFIKQMRIIHGSGYSDEDKRGFIKLVYQNIFMAMQSMIRAMDLLKILYSDPANIEHAELIRSVDFETVTTFEPPYVQAIKDLWADAGIQECYDRRREYQLTDSAKYYLMEIDRVAATNYLPTEQDILRVRVPTTGIIEYPFDLEEIRFSYLSDMERIEKEDFLPTEQDILRARAPTTGILEYPFDLDSIIFRMVDVGGQRSERRKWIHCFENVTSIIFLVALSEYDQILFESENENRMEESKALFKTIITYPWFQHSSVILFLNKKDLLEEKIMYSHLVDYFPEYDGPQRDAIAAREFILRMFVDLNPDSEKIIYSHFTCATDTENIKLVFCAVKDTIMQTALKEFNLA
- the LOC128267570 gene encoding G protein alpha q subunit isoform X2; amino-acid sequence: MECCLSEEAKEQKRINQEIERQLRRDKRDARRELKLLLLGTGESGKSTFIKQMRIIHGSGYSDEDKRGFIKLVYQNIFMAMQSMIRAMDLLKILYSDPANIEHAELIRSVDFETVTTFEPPYVQAIKDLWADAGIQECYDRRREYQLTDSAKYYLSDMERIEKEDFLPTEQDILRARAPTTGILEYPFDLDSIIFRMVDVGGQRSERRKWIHCFENVTSIIFLVALSEYDQILFESENENRMEESKALFKTIITYPWFQHSSVILFLNKKDLLEEKIMYSHLVDYFPEYDGPKLDDVKAREFILKVYLRENPDPDRMCYSHFTCATDTENIKLVFCAVKDTIMQTALKEFNLA